The Acidobacteriota bacterium genome contains a region encoding:
- a CDS encoding ABC transporter ATP-binding protein, with product MTSTVVELDDLRVRLGRREILRGISCRLGVSGVGRVIGLLGPNGAGKSTLIRTLLGFHRPAAGRALVLGCDCRKERREVQRRVGYMPETDAFIGNMSAVSFLTLMARLSGLPAKAALERAHRTLFQVGLGEARYRELGTYSLGMRQMARLAQAIIHGPDLVVLDEPTNGLDPAARRRMLRLIREMKEEQGMNVLLSSHLLGDVEEVCDEAVIMREGGIVHACNLEEERRSNRRFIELEVMGRDAGLGGALEAAGAHGITEGGGRWRIVLPPEVAIDALWGLLARQGLLVRKLAHRRDTLEEIFLKAMGRITHTPGEAGDAPPRS from the coding sequence ATGACGTCGACCGTTGTCGAACTGGATGATCTCAGGGTGAGACTGGGGCGGCGGGAGATCCTCCGCGGGATCTCCTGCCGCCTCGGCGTTTCCGGAGTCGGCAGGGTCATCGGGCTGCTCGGGCCCAACGGCGCCGGCAAATCGACCCTGATCCGGACCCTGCTCGGATTCCACCGGCCGGCGGCCGGGAGGGCCCTGGTTCTCGGATGCGATTGCCGGAAGGAGCGCCGCGAGGTGCAGCGGCGCGTGGGCTACATGCCGGAGACCGACGCCTTCATCGGCAACATGTCGGCCGTCTCCTTCCTCACCCTCATGGCCCGGCTTTCGGGGCTCCCCGCAAAGGCCGCCCTGGAGCGGGCCCACCGGACACTGTTCCAGGTGGGCCTCGGGGAAGCGCGTTACCGCGAACTGGGCACCTACAGCCTGGGAATGCGGCAGATGGCGCGGCTGGCCCAGGCCATCATCCACGGCCCCGACCTGGTGGTGCTCGACGAGCCGACCAACGGGCTGGACCCCGCGGCGCGCCGGCGCATGCTCCGGCTCATCCGCGAAATGAAGGAGGAGCAGGGGATGAACGTCCTCCTCTCCTCCCACCTCCTCGGCGATGTCGAGGAGGTGTGCGACGAGGCCGTCATCATGCGCGAGGGCGGGATCGTGCACGCGTGCAACCTCGAGGAGGAGCGGCGCTCGAACCGGCGTTTCATCGAGCTCGAGGTGATGGGCCGGGACGCGGGTCTCGGCGGGGCGCTGGAGGCGGCCGGCGCCCACGGGATCACCGAAGGGGGCGGCCGCTGGCGCATCGTCCTCCCGCCCGAGGTCGCCATCGACGCGCTCTGGGGGCTGCTGGCGCGGCAGGGGCTGCTCGTGCGCAAGCTCGCGCACCGGCGCGATACGCTGGAGGAGATCTTTCTGAAGGCGATGGGCCGTATCACCCACACGCCGGGGGAAGCCGGGGACGCACCGCCGCGTTCCTGA